One region of Mucilaginibacter gotjawali genomic DNA includes:
- a CDS encoding tetratricopeptide repeat protein produces the protein MNQPFLQKDLGEHWRTVNPEVIEPYEEQFWDAVDLMDQAPAKAERIFKKIIRACGDAHMDAILHLGLLFNDRNKSIEGNALIIKAWHIAKEALPADFIIGYDQILWSHMDNRPLLRVFQAYAVELFKAKDYERAEGALDFLLRVNPADNQGIRYLMLECLLWREEYLKILKLEEEYEGDYSADFLYGKALALLQLDKTEEAISQLAIAKSAFPHVAAEFAKAVHEFPFDEFEQSYIFEGVFPLGSKQEAFHYWSKTRKFWEKDGRLETLLKMNVL, from the coding sequence ATGAATCAACCGTTTTTACAAAAAGACTTAGGAGAGCATTGGCGGACTGTTAATCCGGAAGTTATTGAGCCCTATGAAGAGCAGTTTTGGGACGCCGTAGACTTAATGGACCAGGCCCCCGCTAAAGCAGAAAGGATATTCAAAAAAATAATCCGCGCATGTGGAGATGCCCATATGGATGCCATTTTGCACCTGGGGCTGCTTTTTAATGACCGAAACAAAAGCATCGAAGGCAATGCGCTGATCATTAAAGCCTGGCACATTGCCAAAGAAGCCCTTCCGGCTGATTTCATTATAGGCTATGACCAGATACTTTGGAGCCATATGGATAACCGGCCGTTGTTACGCGTGTTTCAGGCTTATGCTGTAGAATTGTTTAAAGCAAAGGATTATGAAAGAGCTGAAGGCGCTTTGGATTTTTTGTTAAGGGTAAATCCGGCAGACAACCAGGGCATCCGTTACTTGATGCTGGAGTGTTTACTATGGAGGGAAGAGTACTTAAAAATTCTTAAGCTGGAGGAGGAATATGAGGGGGATTATTCTGCTGATTTTCTTTACGGAAAAGCCTTAGCATTATTGCAACTCGACAAAACGGAGGAGGCGATCTCCCAACTGGCCATTGCTAAATCCGCATTTCCCCATGTAGCAGCAGAATTTGCTAAAGCAGTACATGAGTTTCCATTTGACGAGTTTGAACAGTCTTATATTTTTGAAGGGGTTTTTCCTTTAGGGAGCAAGCAAGAGGCTTTCCATTATTGGTCAAAGACACGGAAATTCTGGGAAAAGGATGGTCGGCTCGAGACTCTCCTTAAAATGAATGTACTTTGA
- a CDS encoding AAA family ATPase produces the protein MPETTPTNDVKIIAIKPCTGCHKDYLRVLKKDHLYYLCNDYVIDEKTDAITYTPSISENLFTQVADEEKIKVSISAIAGQNGSGKSSLIELLFMAVNNLAIDKGLNKDLEPVRQINVELFCLIGFYYKIRIFNQKISVFKYKDDFTLRRTTEKDFKLDDFFFTIAINYSLYAHNLSDIRTGQKDWLSGLFHKNDAYQTPLVINPKRDKGIIDINSENSLVKIRLIATLLRQNNDPEFSFRRTTDNLVATKLQLRVNRGKSKHSLYDIPDPNRKNRRLDIKLADLPNVIKDKEDIMNRINKKYPFNYKGNKTGVESAATDYLIGKMVSIAVTYDEYKVENYYSIEEGCFDLSKIDKYISQLLDDPSHIVFKFRQTLNFMRYPNLKWEAANLGLNDLSARLNKIISEEKDIKLRIEDLVPPPIFFMDILLAPIADTDKILPDEELIEFRTLSSGEKQMVYSISSVLYHLINLDSVRKKDESSKAKYKFVNIILEEVELYFHPEMQRCFIRNLLDSIRNVRLKTIKGINICFVTHSPFILSDIPDANVMFLKVIDQVSIQVNREEKTFGANIHDLLADGFFMENGFCGAYAVRKITETINFLEYHQTQKELRDDDRLRESAVDKALPQVLLTRAERERKQQQMNELEKLFTENDKMEHQKLIKSIGEPVLSIKLLEMYDQVFNTSRKEFLEDQIARLNEELSNINKHAVS, from the coding sequence ATGCCTGAAACCACTCCTACAAACGATGTTAAGATCATTGCCATAAAGCCCTGCACAGGATGCCATAAAGATTACCTTCGGGTTCTGAAAAAAGACCATCTGTATTACCTCTGCAATGATTACGTTATTGATGAAAAAACAGATGCTATCACTTACACACCCTCGATCTCTGAAAACCTGTTTACGCAGGTCGCAGACGAAGAAAAGATAAAGGTCAGCATATCTGCCATAGCCGGACAAAACGGATCTGGAAAAAGCTCACTTATAGAATTGCTTTTCATGGCGGTAAATAATCTCGCTATTGATAAAGGTTTGAACAAAGATCTGGAGCCGGTTAGACAGATCAACGTGGAGTTATTCTGTCTGATTGGTTTTTACTACAAAATAAGGATCTTCAACCAAAAGATCAGCGTTTTTAAATATAAAGATGATTTTACGTTGAGAAGAACGACTGAAAAGGACTTTAAACTGGATGATTTCTTTTTTACCATAGCGATCAACTATTCTCTTTATGCCCATAACCTGAGCGATATCAGAACAGGTCAGAAAGACTGGCTCTCAGGGCTTTTTCATAAGAATGATGCTTACCAAACTCCGCTGGTCATAAACCCCAAGCGTGACAAGGGAATTATCGACATAAATTCGGAGAACAGCCTGGTCAAGATCCGCCTGATCGCCACGCTGCTTAGGCAGAACAATGATCCGGAATTTAGCTTTAGAAGAACCACGGATAATCTCGTAGCGACCAAACTACAGTTGAGGGTAAACAGGGGTAAGTCAAAGCATTCACTATATGATATTCCAGACCCCAACCGGAAAAACAGAAGATTGGATATCAAGTTAGCAGATCTTCCTAATGTCATTAAAGACAAAGAGGACATCATGAATAGGATCAACAAAAAGTATCCGTTCAATTACAAAGGCAATAAAACCGGCGTAGAATCAGCGGCAACAGATTATTTGATTGGCAAAATGGTCAGTATAGCTGTAACATATGATGAATATAAAGTTGAGAACTATTATTCAATCGAAGAGGGGTGCTTTGATCTAAGCAAGATCGATAAATACATTTCACAACTGCTTGATGATCCCAGCCATATCGTTTTTAAATTCCGGCAGACGCTTAACTTTATGCGCTATCCCAATTTAAAATGGGAAGCTGCCAATTTGGGGCTTAATGATCTGTCAGCACGATTAAATAAGATAATCAGCGAAGAAAAGGATATTAAGCTGCGGATTGAGGACCTTGTACCGCCACCGATATTCTTCATGGATATTCTGCTTGCCCCCATCGCCGATACAGATAAGATCCTTCCGGACGAGGAACTTATCGAGTTCCGGACGTTGAGCTCCGGGGAAAAGCAAATGGTATACTCGATCAGCTCAGTACTATATCACTTAATCAACCTGGATTCGGTCCGTAAAAAGGATGAAAGCTCAAAAGCCAAATACAAATTCGTTAACATCATTCTTGAGGAGGTAGAACTGTATTTCCACCCCGAAATGCAGCGCTGTTTTATCAGGAACCTACTTGATAGCATTCGAAATGTTCGCTTGAAAACAATCAAGGGCATCAATATCTGCTTTGTCACCCATTCACCATTCATTCTTTCTGATATACCCGATGCCAATGTTATGTTCCTTAAAGTGATCGACCAGGTATCTATACAGGTAAACCGCGAAGAGAAAACCTTTGGTGCTAACATCCATGACCTACTGGCGGACGGATTTTTCATGGAAAATGGATTTTGCGGAGCCTATGCTGTCAGGAAAATCACTGAAACAATCAACTTTCTGGAATACCACCAAACGCAGAAGGAGTTGCGGGATGACGACAGGCTGAGGGAGAGTGCAGTTGATAAGGCGCTACCGCAAGTATTACTCACCAGGGCAGAAAGAGAAAGGAAACAGCAACAGATGAATGAGCTGGAGAAGCTATTTACCGAGAATGACAAGATGGAACATCAGAAGCTGATTAAGTCTATCGGCGAGCCAGTGCTCTCCATTAAGCTGCTTGAAATGTATGATCAGGTATTCAATACCAGCCGTAAGGAATTTCTGGAAGACCAGATTGCCCGGCTGAACGAGGAACTTTCTAATATCAATAAGCATGCTGTTTCTTGA
- a CDS encoding FxsB family cyclophane-forming radical SAM/SPASM peptide maturase translates to MQTSLRWTPDDYDIILASKFKRPIYMFIIKVASRCNLDCSYCYVYQSPDKSWQTKPKFLSIETIEQIAYRIHDHVFEHNLADVSIVFHGGEPLLAGVERFKNYVQTLTAVIKCPIQFGIQTNAILLDIPMIDFFYEYNFRIGISLDGNKEYNDRHRIYPNKSGSYDDTINGIKLLQSYPDYKKIFGGVLIVVHVENEPLEILKTLEELGIGGANLLLPDSNYESPPFRTNDDPLIYGKWLYKFFKHWFDNYSHIEVPYFEEIINLMLGGVSSSEEIGAKSVDFVVIDTNGDIEAVDTLKMVGSEATSLNLNVGQNSLNEALEHPAIYSRMSGYHALCEKCRNCEYLNNCGGGYIPHRYSEEKGFINPSVYCDDLKYLFANMYSHIFQ, encoded by the coding sequence ATGCAGACTTCACTTCGATGGACACCTGATGATTATGATATTATATTGGCTTCAAAGTTTAAAAGACCAATTTATATGTTTATCATCAAAGTTGCTTCTCGATGTAATCTTGATTGTTCATACTGTTACGTTTATCAAAGCCCTGATAAATCCTGGCAAACAAAACCCAAGTTTCTTTCAATTGAAACTATTGAACAAATTGCTTATCGAATTCATGACCACGTATTTGAACACAATTTAGCTGATGTCAGCATTGTGTTTCATGGCGGAGAACCATTACTGGCCGGAGTGGAAAGGTTTAAAAATTATGTCCAAACTCTTACAGCAGTAATAAAATGCCCAATCCAATTCGGAATACAAACAAACGCAATTCTACTTGATATACCCATGATCGACTTTTTCTACGAGTATAATTTTCGTATCGGGATAAGTTTAGACGGCAATAAGGAATACAATGACCGGCACCGCATTTATCCTAATAAAAGCGGGTCTTATGATGATACGATTAATGGAATAAAGCTGTTACAATCCTATCCTGACTACAAAAAGATATTTGGAGGCGTTTTGATTGTCGTTCATGTTGAAAACGAGCCTTTGGAAATTTTAAAGACCTTAGAAGAATTGGGAATTGGCGGTGCGAACTTACTCCTTCCCGATTCTAATTATGAGTCTCCCCCGTTTAGAACAAATGACGATCCCTTAATTTATGGGAAATGGCTTTATAAATTTTTTAAACATTGGTTTGATAACTATTCACATATAGAAGTTCCTTATTTTGAAGAAATAATCAATTTAATGTTAGGCGGAGTATCTTCTTCGGAAGAAATAGGTGCGAAGTCTGTGGATTTTGTTGTTATTGACACAAACGGGGATATTGAGGCTGTCGATACGCTTAAAATGGTGGGCAGTGAAGCGACATCCTTAAATTTGAATGTTGGCCAAAATTCTCTTAACGAAGCCTTGGAGCACCCGGCTATTTATTCGAGAATGTCTGGCTATCATGCTCTATGCGAAAAATGCCGCAATTGCGAGTATCTCAATAATTGTGGCGGTGGATATATACCGCATAGATACAGCGAAGAGAAAGGATTTATTAACCCTTCTGTTTATTGCGACGATTTAAAATATCTATTTGCTAACATGTATTCTCATATTTTCCAATAG
- a CDS encoding aKG-HExxH-type peptide beta-hydroxylase codes for MFNQIENIGQKWVNEQLSLLNDTQLLLQDIDMNLGKHLQNFIDCLSSLNKNDRDSFCKDHVFHNWLNKIKTEILGAYEIPDFQINSELLSDILSLLHFALAVLTESELTFSVNRSVTTRFLLPVSGLFFDFNSISITQEKLFCLYFPKSKSILINNKEHKLSNYQSFESIKIADSNFAFFADPTEDEYTIEFDNEIDLPKWISTLNKAMDILKTDYSSYQLVTNFTSYLVPLKQMEIVKNLSFSVRNLPNVIFKNNELTPYLIAETLVHESDHQLFYSIEKFESFWLSDVKLQKPIFFSPWRDDPRPLDGILRGLSSFARVSKYYSTVLKTFDFMQEEIELVGAMLLTRLRQSETALNTIFQSCELSSFGKQYLYEIKETLDNVNAVTKNFHQYNRWNGIAVNSMEIHRRNWELINTQK; via the coding sequence ATGTTCAATCAAATTGAGAATATCGGTCAAAAATGGGTTAATGAACAATTATCGTTGTTGAATGACACTCAATTACTTCTTCAGGACATTGATATGAACCTTGGAAAGCACCTTCAAAATTTTATTGATTGCCTTTCTTCTTTAAATAAAAACGATAGGGACTCATTCTGTAAAGACCATGTTTTTCACAACTGGCTAAACAAGATAAAAACCGAGATATTGGGTGCTTATGAAATTCCAGATTTTCAAATAAATTCTGAACTGTTGTCGGATATTCTTAGCCTATTACATTTTGCCCTGGCAGTATTAACCGAGTCTGAATTGACCTTTAGTGTAAACAGATCGGTTACTACAAGGTTCTTACTTCCTGTTTCCGGTCTTTTTTTTGATTTTAATTCAATTAGTATCACACAAGAAAAACTTTTTTGTCTCTATTTTCCGAAATCAAAATCTATTTTGATTAACAATAAGGAGCATAAATTATCTAATTATCAAAGCTTTGAATCTATAAAAATTGCAGACAGCAATTTTGCCTTTTTTGCGGACCCAACAGAGGACGAATACACAATTGAATTTGACAACGAGATTGATTTGCCAAAGTGGATTTCCACCCTTAATAAGGCAATGGATATACTAAAAACCGACTACTCTTCCTATCAATTGGTAACGAACTTCACTTCTTACTTGGTTCCACTTAAACAAATGGAAATAGTCAAAAATTTAAGCTTTAGTGTGCGGAATTTACCAAATGTAATATTTAAGAACAACGAATTAACGCCCTATTTAATAGCTGAAACTTTAGTTCATGAATCAGACCATCAGCTTTTTTACTCTATAGAAAAGTTTGAAAGTTTTTGGTTGTCAGACGTCAAATTACAAAAGCCGATTTTTTTTTCCCCTTGGCGTGATGATCCGCGGCCTCTTGACGGGATATTAAGGGGGCTAAGTTCCTTTGCACGAGTTTCGAAATATTATTCAACAGTATTAAAGACATTTGATTTTATGCAGGAAGAAATTGAATTAGTCGGCGCAATGCTGTTAACAAGATTAAGGCAGTCTGAAACAGCTTTAAATACAATATTCCAGTCGTGTGAATTATCTTCTTTTGGGAAGCAATACTTATATGAAATTAAAGAGACATTAGATAATGTAAATGCGGTCACTAAAAATTTCCACCAATACAATCGTTGGAATGGTATCGCAGTAAATTCTATGGAAATCCATAGAAGAAATTGGGAGTTAATCAATACGCAGAAATGA
- a CDS encoding RelA/SpoT domain-containing protein, which produces MFRRPPDARPKKVGSIIRKLNTDNISKDRLFEGLCNIEDIAGARLTIATQDQYCLAEELIKKSLTTIGEIELKKRWRKDEHANGYCADHYIIKKHSNRAIKCEIQVRTLTHDLWAVFTHYESYKSNERVENSRADEIKNYSRLMDVSDYYAKLIKDRKIQEANEFHKKNSPVDSHNNILTVDELQEILFEEEATISKSKIDVIKLCDLLRGLSTYQIFTLNDLKETLGNAPFKSALLEIISEVNKEKGTEHKMDILDAFPIIFKCRNTNKTEFRNGDITRSMRIIIKGYVSAWKLEMEINDRIDNITFERDDSE; this is translated from the coding sequence ATCTTTAGAAGGCCTCCAGATGCAAGGCCAAAAAAGGTTGGTAGTATTATTAGAAAACTAAATACAGATAACATTTCGAAAGATAGGCTTTTTGAAGGTTTATGCAATATCGAAGATATTGCTGGAGCAAGATTAACTATTGCAACCCAAGACCAATATTGTCTTGCGGAAGAATTGATAAAAAAATCACTCACTACAATAGGTGAGATAGAGCTAAAAAAAAGATGGCGTAAGGATGAACATGCAAATGGATACTGTGCCGATCATTATATTATTAAAAAACACAGCAATAGGGCAATTAAATGTGAGATACAAGTAAGGACCCTTACACACGATCTGTGGGCTGTTTTCACGCATTACGAATCTTATAAATCGAATGAAAGAGTGGAGAATAGTCGTGCAGACGAAATAAAAAATTATTCGAGATTAATGGATGTATCTGACTATTATGCGAAATTAATAAAAGATAGAAAAATCCAGGAAGCCAATGAATTTCATAAAAAAAATTCCCCCGTTGATTCACACAACAATATCTTAACGGTCGACGAGTTACAGGAAATTTTATTTGAGGAAGAGGCAACAATCAGCAAAAGTAAAATTGACGTAATAAAACTATGTGATCTACTTAGAGGGCTTTCTACTTATCAAATATTTACCTTAAATGATTTAAAAGAAACATTAGGAAATGCCCCTTTTAAATCGGCTTTGTTGGAGATAATTAGCGAGGTTAATAAAGAAAAAGGGACAGAGCATAAAATGGATATTTTAGATGCATTTCCTATTATTTTTAAATGCAGGAATACGAATAAAACAGAATTCAGAAATGGAGATATAACCCGAAGCATGAGAATTATAATTAAAGGGTACGTTTCGGCTTGGAAATTGGAAATGGAAATTAACGATAGAATTGATAATATAACTTTTGAAAGAGATGATAGCGAATAA
- a CDS encoding C39 family peptidase, translating into MSVILNYKTQKQILDEWCWAAVASSVALKYSPSSGPTQAFLASQLIDQSCSIVASSDPDAAPAVCHQDFDLQKALMRSKNWSHTFEGKLKFDTICQEIDAGRPVCCQIFWPAFERSHFITIFGYTGPKVVIGDPDKEAGVCSQDFSVFAEGYREGIWTRSYFTKPPQNSPIP; encoded by the coding sequence ATGTCAGTAATTCTCAATTATAAAACGCAAAAACAAATCCTGGACGAGTGGTGCTGGGCAGCAGTGGCTTCAAGCGTAGCACTAAAATACAGTCCGTCAAGTGGCCCCACGCAGGCTTTTTTGGCTTCTCAGCTGATCGACCAAAGCTGTTCGATTGTCGCTTCGAGTGATCCTGATGCCGCACCAGCTGTATGCCATCAGGACTTTGATCTGCAAAAAGCACTGATGCGATCAAAGAACTGGTCGCATACGTTTGAAGGGAAGCTTAAATTTGACACTATCTGTCAAGAAATTGATGCCGGCCGGCCGGTGTGCTGTCAAATTTTCTGGCCAGCGTTTGAGCGGTCTCATTTCATTACGATTTTTGGCTATACAGGTCCAAAGGTAGTAATTGGCGACCCTGATAAAGAGGCCGGTGTTTGCTCGCAGGATTTCAGCGTATTCGCCGAAGGATACCGGGAAGGGATATGGACAAGGAGCTATTTTACAAAACCACCTCAAAACTCACCAATACCATAA
- a CDS encoding sigma factor-like helix-turn-helix DNA-binding protein, producing MVRVTCEKEVQSIIDNEISLMPKGMREMFEMSRKKYMSHKDIAQELGLSEDDRRQVIIESVYVQLCF from the coding sequence ATCGTTCGAGTTACTTGTGAAAAAGAGGTCCAGTCAATTATTGATAACGAGATCTCATTGATGCCTAAAGGCATGCGCGAGATGTTTGAAATGAGCCGCAAAAAATACATGAGCCATAAAGATATAGCGCAGGAGCTGGGACTGTCTGAGGATGATCGGCGGCAGGTTATAATAGAATCTGTGTATGTTCAACTTTGTTTTTGA
- a CDS encoding SIR2 family protein, with protein sequence MNSAKPDYLKQLKDLRNKLASDQMSLLVGSGLSKNASTKFLTWDELLIDLAYELNERHVNSAFDRYTAMHPVVPLEEADFRKQECLHLIREQGYLEIVSAYMKRKAIPESITTYIEERIPAVYPNGDEFIMDCNGVTEPLGREKLALHKSLINDLPWNNIYTTNYDDLLDICIDNSRYDRLQSEIHQLEEEITPLEQNIRKKEKTVESLNQTPLKPEVEEREPIPIEGLEPVTHDAMVKADLQTLAFEIRQLQSSLQQKELLLAEKNREAEDCYQVVKTAAGLRIKKRKNIIKLHGSLRSASERERFHFEFDGDHKKQYVISKEDYENYPKEHEAFTQLMRISLLQESFCLIGFSGVDPNFLQWINWVRDILFKAARLHRNDNRYKIYLIDTGEGDVPADKQLFYENHNIVRIPLRDPDVIKVFTQDLGADPMITDRASAIQALISFLGNDDHIKPDIPTADISVRREHRQLWDGLRIFDPNELPEEEAIAPMLGRLTALNEHIWLPDLSYASTHNQHSLLGYINFENWNRQLPQRPLLRQLVILALKDMAVPIRSFLEMPVIEQLAAQPENKDTVEQAISRNDALSAVEERRLLSEQDTLLQLAYTFQFTKLKTYLEEWAPGGRQQIIKAGFLALYDRQAAGDGLAQALAKDSINNGEEKLYALEQLHHITQPFLLSDKRISRQILAYERSGYHGLQSRMDDLQKLVAKKAQEIKPYGENRMNRTRSLRLSKHSEAEAAVQILMLLAESGFQMSIRNIYLLSSEDWYPVMKAGFEFYPMPFLFYSLQYSKKEFLKKAGQDYAFSTAANVSEQLPAICCALFKNLKSAPVSYTDHIQVFLSTLIIGVSPGIWQHDFFKWWRALVNDGIAYRKDHVDTHPGLVIAAIQYVDDPHIIEQLISDWLKAVLAGEVDQPINFLYHLNKNLGFKAVQDGTQLSTTLGGQIDAVIAGIDTANISRIFVLGNLFRLLTPEQQTAITSRLMTVDFQEVSNARIWRILLHFANGQPILDGYMRKALLNHRNLWYTGINGNQISGGLNDEPIPVSSLSFSEWRPNGLQWDDSELELLYSGLQASLANIERLAPAPDFWFTFTPVLEEMVDFLKDFISRIASYEGYEDTLARAIAQLNIHRKYTELEEGLTSRDENAVETALHELDLRVYKDAFENDNVVLVMNKILLQAEPAVEASLGFLTSWLFYKRYPNRFRDQESLLVRILRKYELQPPDGGDVAYIEEKLVRIAWRLHAWQCADPVVNRWLEKAAASRFNNVRQFLASVRGGDENTGME encoded by the coding sequence ATGAACTCAGCTAAACCAGATTACCTTAAGCAGCTTAAAGATCTGCGCAACAAATTGGCCTCTGACCAAATGTCTTTATTGGTCGGTTCCGGGCTAAGTAAAAATGCAAGTACAAAATTCCTTACGTGGGACGAATTATTGATCGATCTGGCCTATGAGCTTAACGAACGCCATGTCAATTCAGCGTTTGACCGGTATACTGCAATGCATCCAGTCGTACCGCTTGAAGAAGCTGATTTTAGAAAACAAGAGTGCCTGCACTTGATCCGGGAGCAAGGATATCTGGAAATCGTTTCTGCCTATATGAAACGCAAGGCTATACCCGAAAGCATTACGACCTATATCGAGGAACGCATACCGGCAGTTTACCCTAACGGTGATGAATTTATCATGGATTGCAACGGCGTTACAGAACCGTTGGGAAGGGAAAAGCTGGCTTTACATAAAAGCCTGATAAATGATCTGCCGTGGAATAATATTTATACCACCAATTATGACGACCTGCTCGATATTTGCATCGACAATTCACGTTATGATCGTTTGCAGAGCGAGATCCACCAATTGGAGGAGGAGATCACACCGCTCGAACAGAATATTCGGAAGAAAGAAAAGACGGTTGAATCCCTCAATCAAACGCCGCTTAAGCCGGAGGTGGAAGAACGTGAGCCTATACCGATTGAAGGACTCGAACCAGTGACGCACGATGCCATGGTCAAAGCGGATCTGCAGACGCTGGCTTTTGAAATTCGTCAATTGCAGAGCAGCCTCCAACAAAAAGAGTTGCTATTGGCTGAGAAAAACCGCGAGGCCGAAGACTGTTATCAGGTGGTGAAAACAGCGGCTGGATTGCGCATAAAAAAAAGAAAGAACATCATCAAACTTCATGGCTCGCTACGTTCAGCAAGCGAGCGTGAGCGTTTCCATTTCGAATTTGATGGCGACCATAAAAAACAGTACGTCATATCTAAAGAGGACTACGAAAATTATCCCAAAGAACATGAAGCTTTTACCCAGCTGATGCGGATATCACTATTGCAGGAATCCTTTTGCCTGATCGGTTTTTCCGGCGTTGACCCCAATTTTCTGCAATGGATCAACTGGGTAAGGGACATTTTATTTAAAGCTGCCCGCTTGCACAGGAACGATAACCGGTACAAAATATATCTAATCGACACCGGGGAAGGCGATGTCCCTGCGGATAAACAACTTTTTTATGAGAACCATAATATTGTCCGTATCCCGCTGCGCGACCCCGACGTGATAAAAGTTTTCACGCAGGATCTGGGGGCCGACCCGATGATCACCGACAGGGCATCTGCCATCCAGGCCCTGATCAGTTTTTTGGGTAATGACGACCATATCAAACCGGATATACCGACAGCCGATATTTCAGTTCGGCGCGAACACCGGCAGCTTTGGGATGGCCTGCGCATTTTTGATCCAAACGAGTTGCCGGAAGAAGAGGCCATCGCCCCCATGCTCGGGCGTTTAACCGCACTCAATGAGCATATCTGGTTACCCGACCTGAGTTACGCCTCTACGCACAATCAACATTCCCTGCTGGGTTATATCAATTTCGAGAATTGGAACCGGCAGCTGCCGCAACGGCCACTTTTGCGCCAGTTGGTTATTTTAGCCTTAAAGGATATGGCGGTTCCTATCCGGAGCTTCCTGGAGATGCCAGTGATCGAACAGTTAGCAGCGCAACCGGAGAACAAAGATACGGTGGAACAGGCGATCAGCCGGAATGATGCCTTATCTGCCGTCGAAGAACGGCGGCTTTTATCCGAACAGGATACCCTGTTGCAACTGGCTTATACCTTCCAGTTTACGAAGTTAAAAACCTATTTGGAAGAATGGGCGCCTGGCGGACGGCAGCAAATCATCAAAGCGGGCTTCCTGGCCCTATATGACAGGCAGGCCGCGGGCGACGGTTTAGCACAGGCGCTGGCAAAGGATAGTATCAATAATGGCGAGGAAAAACTATATGCGCTGGAGCAGCTCCACCACATAACGCAGCCATTTCTGTTAAGTGATAAAAGGATCTCCCGGCAAATACTGGCTTACGAGCGTTCGGGCTACCACGGCCTGCAGAGCCGGATGGATGACCTGCAAAAACTGGTCGCGAAAAAAGCACAGGAAATTAAGCCTTACGGGGAAAACCGGATGAACAGGACGCGTTCGCTGAGGCTTTCCAAACACAGTGAAGCGGAAGCCGCCGTCCAAATCCTGATGTTACTTGCGGAATCCGGATTTCAAATGTCAATCCGTAATATCTACCTGCTGTCTTCAGAGGATTGGTACCCGGTGATGAAAGCCGGATTTGAGTTTTATCCGATGCCGTTTTTATTTTACAGCCTTCAATATTCCAAAAAGGAATTTCTAAAAAAGGCCGGACAGGATTATGCCTTCTCGACCGCGGCAAATGTCAGCGAACAGCTGCCCGCCATCTGCTGTGCCTTGTTCAAAAACCTTAAGAGCGCGCCTGTAAGTTATACGGACCACATCCAGGTGTTTCTTTCTACGCTAATTATCGGGGTCAGCCCTGGCATCTGGCAGCACGATTTCTTTAAATGGTGGCGGGCTTTGGTAAACGATGGTATTGCCTATCGCAAAGATCATGTAGATACGCACCCTGGTTTGGTGATCGCAGCGATTCAATATGTAGATGATCCGCATATTATTGAGCAATTGATCAGCGATTGGCTGAAAGCCGTTCTTGCGGGCGAGGTTGATCAGCCGATCAACTTTTTGTATCATTTAAACAAGAACTTGGGCTTTAAGGCTGTACAGGACGGAACTCAGCTATCGACGACGCTCGGCGGCCAGATCGATGCGGTTATTGCAGGCATTGACACCGCGAACATATCGAGGATATTTGTATTAGGGAACCTTTTCCGGCTACTGACGCCGGAACAGCAAACCGCGATCACTTCACGGTTGATGACCGTCGATTTTCAGGAGGTAAGTAATGCACGTATCTGGCGCATTCTGCTTCATTTTGCAAATGGGCAGCCGATACTCGACGGTTACATGCGAAAAGCGCTGCTCAATCACCGCAACCTTTGGTATACCGGCATCAATGGCAACCAGATCAGCGGCGGCCTCAACGATGAACCTATTCCTGTTTCCAGCCTGTCATTTAGTGAATGGCGTCCTAACGGACTGCAATGGGACGATAGTGAATTGGAACTGCTTTATAGCGGCTTGCAGGCAAGTCTGGCAAATATTGAAAGGTTGGCACCTGCACCTGATTTCTGGTTTACCTTTACGCCGGTGCTGGAAGAAATGGTCGATTTTTTAAAAGACTTCATATCCAGGATAGCGAGCTATGAAGGCTACGAGGACACACTTGCAAGGGCAATAGCGCAGTTAAACATTCACCGGAAGTATACGGAGCTGGAGGAAGGCCTGACGAGCCGCGATGAAAATGCGGTAGAAACAGCCTTGCATGAACTTGACCTTCGGGTCTATAAAGACGCTTTTGAAAACGATAACGTCGTCCTGGTCATGAATAAAATACTTTTGCAGGCAGAACCGGCAGTGGAAGCGTCGCTTGGATTTCTCACCAGCTGGCTTTTTTATAAACGATACCCTAATCGGTTCCGTGATCAGGAATCTTTATTAGTGCGCATACTTCGCAAGTATGAATTGCAGCCACCGGATGGCGGGGACGTCGCCTATATTGAAGAAAAACTGGTGCGCATTGCCTGGCGGCTTCATGCATGGCAATGTGCTGACCCGGTTGTTAACCGCTGGCTCGAAAAAGCAGCGGCTTCCAGGTTCAATAACGTGCGACAATTCTTAGCATCTGTGCGTGGCGGCGATGAAAATACGGGAATGGAATGA